A region from the Gossypium hirsutum isolate 1008001.06 chromosome A08, Gossypium_hirsutum_v2.1, whole genome shotgun sequence genome encodes:
- the LOC107905169 gene encoding uncharacterized protein produces the protein MNVFSWVRIAASREYSQRYRLKQLQYIAQLEAGVKALEEELANAFPKIRYVDAQNTLLRAENGSMKEKLSTLSGELMLKEAEYHELKNEKEVLKQMSLMYRAPAFAESYQTNHYGYQHVNNIAMDQPGFNQFVEPTAPQAMMQNQNPENQFGFDVNIRDNHNLM, from the exons ATGAATGTGTTTTCTTGGGTTAGGATTGCCGCTAGCCGTGAATATTCACAAAGGTATCGACTCAAACAACTGCAATACATTGCACAACTGGAAGCAGGAGTAAAGGCTCTCGAG GAAGAATTGGCGAATGCCTTTCCCAAGATCAGATATGTTGATGCTCAGAACACATTGCTGCGAGCGGAGAATGGTTCCATGAAGGAAAAGTTGTCTACCCTCTCCGGAGAGCTTATGTTGAAAGAAG CTGAATATCATGAGCTAAAGAATGAGAAGGAGGTGTTGAAGCAAATGTCTTTGATGTATCGCGCACCTGCATTTGCAGAATCCTACCAAACAAATCATTACGGCTACCAACATGTGAATAATATAGCCATGGATCAACCAGGATTCAACCAGTTTGTGGAACCAACAGCTCCACAGGCAATGATGCAGAATCAAAACCCCGAGAACCAGTTTGGGTTTGATGTCAACATTAGGGACAACCATAATCTGATGTAA